A single window of Sneathiella limimaris DNA harbors:
- a CDS encoding acyl-CoA carboxylase subunit beta: MSWEKEVDELNALKKKALEMGGDEAISSQHAKGRLTVRERIDLLLDEDSFNEHGKIAGGSERSEDGSLLDFTPANYVTGLGTIEGRPVAVGGEDFTVKGGSPNAAGLRKSVYAEELALQYKRPLIRLLEGGGGSVAGGKSNGPVGNPVYERPRFQPIAKLLGVAPVASAALGPVAGFPAARFTASHFSVMTKETAQILIAGPAVVSRALNKDLTKEDLGNFKIHSKNGVATNIAKDEEDALDQVKTFLSFLPTNVWDLPPVVSPGDNVDRCEDKLLSIVPKNRRQPFDMRKLIQLVVDRRDFFEMNKSYGPSLITGFARLNGQPVGIIGNDCRYYAGAMGADAAIKTKRFIELCDLFHMPIVNFVDEPGFMIGPDSEKAGTIRFGTSAVAAAVCSVVPWATVIVKKAFGVAAAAHFSDNSYVLAWPSAEMGALPVEGGVAVAFRKQIEAAADPEAYRQQLEAELAAKQSPMPRGESFSVHEVIDPRETRPHLCQWISWISPTLEDLKGPVTFGYRP, from the coding sequence ATGAGTTGGGAAAAAGAAGTTGATGAACTGAATGCCCTCAAGAAGAAAGCACTCGAAATGGGTGGTGACGAGGCAATTTCTTCTCAGCATGCCAAAGGGCGCCTCACAGTTCGTGAACGAATAGATCTTCTCCTTGATGAAGACAGCTTCAACGAGCATGGAAAAATCGCTGGTGGCTCAGAGCGGAGTGAAGATGGCTCCTTGCTCGATTTCACACCTGCCAACTATGTAACCGGCCTTGGCACAATCGAAGGTCGTCCAGTTGCTGTTGGCGGCGAGGATTTTACGGTCAAAGGCGGCTCACCCAACGCAGCAGGCCTTCGTAAAAGTGTTTATGCAGAAGAACTAGCGCTTCAGTACAAACGCCCCCTCATTCGCTTATTGGAAGGTGGCGGCGGTAGTGTTGCCGGAGGTAAATCCAACGGGCCGGTGGGAAATCCTGTTTATGAACGACCTCGCTTTCAACCCATCGCAAAACTTTTAGGTGTCGCTCCGGTTGCTTCCGCGGCCCTTGGACCTGTAGCTGGCTTTCCCGCAGCCCGTTTTACGGCATCACATTTTTCAGTCATGACCAAGGAAACGGCTCAAATCTTGATCGCTGGACCGGCGGTTGTCTCGCGTGCGTTGAACAAAGACCTCACCAAGGAAGACCTTGGAAACTTCAAAATTCATAGCAAAAATGGTGTCGCCACCAACATTGCCAAAGACGAAGAAGACGCCCTTGATCAGGTCAAAACGTTCCTCAGTTTCCTACCGACAAATGTGTGGGACCTTCCACCCGTTGTCAGTCCGGGAGACAACGTGGATCGGTGTGAAGACAAGCTTCTGTCCATTGTTCCCAAAAACCGCCGACAGCCTTTCGATATGCGGAAATTGATCCAGCTTGTGGTCGATCGCCGCGATTTCTTTGAAATGAATAAATCATATGGCCCAAGCTTAATCACGGGCTTTGCACGTCTGAACGGGCAACCGGTCGGTATCATCGGCAACGACTGTCGCTATTATGCAGGTGCCATGGGGGCTGATGCCGCAATCAAGACCAAACGCTTTATTGAACTTTGCGATCTCTTTCACATGCCCATAGTGAATTTTGTTGATGAGCCGGGCTTCATGATAGGGCCAGATTCCGAAAAGGCCGGAACTATCCGCTTTGGCACATCTGCCGTCGCTGCAGCAGTATGCTCCGTCGTCCCTTGGGCAACTGTTATTGTGAAAAAGGCCTTTGGCGTCGCTGCGGCGGCTCACTTCAGTGACAACAGCTATGTCCTCGCCTGGCCGAGTGCGGAAATGGGTGCTTTGCCAGTAGAAGGCGGTGTTGCCGTTGCTTTTCGAAAGCAGATCGAGGCCGCTGCTGATCCTGAAGCCTACCGTCAGCAATTAGAGGCTGAGCTTGCTGCCAAACAATCCCCCATGCCCAGGGGAGAAAGCTTTAGTGTCCATGAGGTTATTGATCCCCGTGAGACAAGACCCCACCTCTGTCAGTGGATCAGTTGGATCAGCCCAACACTCGAAGACCTAAAAGGTCCGGTCACTTTTGGCTACCGTCCCTAA
- the flaF gene encoding flagellar biosynthesis regulator FlaF, translating into MSVAAYQKANQSTESPKQTEYRAFAIFTRALEKAEAEGPVAVVKAVADNRQLWLTLQVDLASEENKLPLELRAQLISLAIWVNKYSIPAMKGEAELAPLISVNKQIMEGLKPQNKPSGEMSEQPAT; encoded by the coding sequence ATGTCTGTAGCAGCATATCAAAAGGCAAATCAGAGCACCGAAAGCCCGAAACAGACGGAATATCGGGCATTCGCAATCTTCACTCGAGCTTTGGAAAAAGCTGAGGCGGAAGGTCCAGTTGCAGTCGTAAAAGCCGTCGCCGACAACCGGCAACTCTGGCTCACATTGCAAGTGGACCTCGCTTCCGAGGAGAACAAACTCCCCCTGGAACTCAGGGCTCAGCTTATTTCCCTAGCGATCTGGGTGAATAAGTACAGTATTCCAGCCATGAAAGGCGAAGCCGAACTGGCTCCTTTAATCTCTGTAAATAAGCAGATTATGGAAGGTTTAAAACCACAGAATAAACCTTCAGGGGAAATGTCAGAGCAACCCGCCACATAA
- a CDS encoding flagellin — protein sequence MAFSVNTNVTAMAALRTLSLTQNSLNTVQRQIETGLKVAEAKDDPSTFTIAQGMRGDVGSLKAIQEGLSFGQATVNMANAGALQISEVLIDLNKKVTQAFNDGLDVTILQEEADALVEQITSIVNTSIFNGVNLIDGSGTDLEVLSALGGVTQTVAAQDATVASLGLSNFDLSGQAATLTLDNTFSVSEDDTITLTLASGDVHIFEITEDGNPLTSSVDEANGIYVHAVTVDTATQSNNQMVGIMANVMRQEGFAVTIEEDGVVEIAHGETVTVATTLTGATAGVIAGDPISVLDNAETLVGQIMTTLGTAANRLDTQSEFTQLLVDKLQEGLGILVDANLAEASAELQALQTKEQLGIQSLSIANARPQSILSLFQ from the coding sequence ATGGCTTTTTCAGTAAATACTAACGTTACGGCAATGGCTGCACTGCGCACATTGTCATTAACACAGAACTCGTTGAATACTGTTCAGCGGCAAATTGAAACCGGACTTAAAGTTGCAGAAGCGAAAGATGACCCATCCACGTTCACAATTGCTCAAGGCATGCGCGGCGATGTTGGTTCTTTGAAAGCGATCCAGGAAGGTCTCTCTTTCGGTCAGGCAACAGTGAACATGGCCAACGCAGGCGCCCTTCAGATTTCTGAAGTACTCATCGACCTGAATAAAAAAGTAACCCAGGCATTTAATGATGGCCTTGATGTTACGATCTTGCAGGAAGAAGCCGATGCGCTTGTTGAGCAAATTACATCTATCGTAAATACATCAATTTTTAACGGTGTTAACCTGATCGATGGTTCTGGCACCGACCTTGAAGTTTTGTCAGCGCTTGGCGGCGTTACACAAACAGTAGCCGCTCAGGATGCAACTGTTGCATCCCTTGGTCTGTCAAACTTCGATCTGTCCGGTCAGGCCGCTACCCTAACACTGGACAACACCTTCTCTGTTTCAGAAGACGACACGATCACTCTGACACTCGCCAGTGGTGATGTTCACATCTTCGAAATTACAGAAGACGGTAACCCTCTTACATCATCTGTCGATGAAGCTAACGGAATTTATGTCCATGCAGTGACAGTTGACACCGCGACACAGTCAAACAACCAGATGGTTGGCATCATGGCCAATGTCATGCGCCAGGAAGGCTTTGCCGTCACTATCGAAGAAGATGGTGTCGTTGAAATTGCCCATGGTGAAACTGTCACAGTCGCCACAACTTTGACAGGCGCAACTGCCGGTGTGATCGCCGGTGATCCGATTTCGGTTCTGGATAACGCGGAAACTCTGGTTGGCCAAATTATGACTACCTTGGGTACAGCCGCCAACCGTCTGGATACGCAAAGTGAATTCACCCAGTTGCTGGTTGATAAGCTTCAGGAAGGCCTGGGTATCCTGGTCGATGCGAACCTTGCCGAAGCCAGCGCTGAACTGCAGGCACTGCAGACCAAGGAACAACTTGGTATTCAGTCTCTGTCAATTGCCAACGCGCGTCCACAGTCAATCCTCTCTCTATTCCAGTAA
- a CDS encoding sulfotransferase, whose amino-acid sequence MSRALKRKQALKQKKEAKKLVLSPASTGLSNEQLIQLKKIMTLADTAFAEGRYPEAEKCCKLALGMYPKYADPYHLLGGIALQMDKYAEAVALFEQALKIAPNAPISLNNYGIALKFLNRHEEALVALNKSLKLKPNYHEALNNKGSVLSVLGQMDKSMPFFEKSAKVNPLFGKAYYNIATGHKFKEGDHFSQILQAGESNLEKMTETDQMNMHFALGKYYEDLKDYKKGFSHYLNANSLKRKTLDYSVETAENMMLKMEQVFSEESDWPQRTDVGSQSDVPIFVLGMPRSGTTLTEQILASHPEVFGAGELKLLNVAANGLAVNNEGFFPTAEGVLEKFEKDIRRRGDLFVSELRKYDPKAAHITDKMPQNFRYLGLIHVLMPKAKIIHCRRNPVDTCLSNFRILFGEKMEYTYDLRDIGRYYLAYDRLMKHWEKVLPGRFLTVQYEDVVADLEGQARKIIDYCGLDWDDACLSFHKTKRSVHTASTTQVRQPIYNSSVGRYERYGDLLKPLLDTLAPVLEA is encoded by the coding sequence GTGAGTAGAGCATTAAAGAGAAAACAGGCCCTAAAACAAAAGAAAGAGGCAAAGAAACTTGTGCTGTCTCCAGCCTCCACAGGTTTGTCAAACGAGCAGCTTATTCAGTTGAAGAAGATCATGACGCTCGCTGATACCGCGTTTGCAGAGGGGCGTTATCCAGAAGCGGAGAAATGTTGTAAGCTGGCATTAGGGATGTATCCTAAATATGCAGATCCTTATCACTTGCTTGGTGGTATTGCATTGCAGATGGATAAATATGCAGAAGCCGTCGCTTTGTTTGAGCAGGCACTCAAGATTGCTCCTAATGCACCTATTTCCCTGAACAACTACGGAATTGCCCTCAAATTTTTAAATCGGCATGAAGAAGCTTTGGTTGCATTGAATAAGAGCCTGAAGCTGAAACCGAATTATCATGAAGCCCTAAATAATAAAGGCAGTGTTCTGAGTGTCTTGGGTCAGATGGATAAGTCAATGCCGTTTTTTGAAAAATCGGCCAAGGTCAATCCTCTTTTTGGAAAGGCCTACTATAACATTGCGACGGGGCATAAATTCAAAGAAGGGGATCATTTTTCCCAAATACTCCAGGCCGGCGAATCCAATCTGGAGAAGATGACTGAAACAGATCAAATGAACATGCATTTTGCCTTGGGTAAATATTATGAAGATCTGAAAGATTATAAGAAAGGGTTTTCGCATTATTTGAATGCCAACAGTTTGAAACGGAAAACGCTGGATTATTCTGTGGAAACGGCTGAAAATATGATGCTGAAAATGGAGCAGGTGTTTTCAGAGGAAAGCGATTGGCCTCAAAGGACAGATGTTGGATCTCAGTCCGATGTTCCAATTTTTGTGCTTGGGATGCCACGTTCCGGGACAACCTTGACAGAACAAATTCTAGCAAGTCATCCGGAAGTATTCGGTGCCGGTGAGTTGAAATTGTTGAATGTCGCTGCGAATGGATTGGCAGTAAATAACGAGGGCTTCTTTCCGACAGCAGAAGGCGTATTGGAGAAATTTGAGAAAGACATTCGCCGGAGAGGTGATTTATTTGTCTCTGAATTGAGAAAATATGATCCTAAGGCTGCTCACATTACGGATAAAATGCCGCAGAATTTTCGCTACCTGGGTCTAATTCATGTTCTGATGCCCAAGGCAAAGATTATCCATTGTCGCCGGAATCCAGTCGATACGTGCCTGTCCAACTTCAGGATCCTTTTTGGCGAAAAAATGGAATACACCTATGACCTGAGAGATATTGGACGGTACTATCTGGCGTACGATCGGCTAATGAAACATTGGGAAAAAGTGCTTCCAGGCAGGTTTTTGACGGTTCAGTACGAAGATGTCGTCGCTGATTTAGAAGGGCAAGCCAGAAAAATCATTGATTATTGCGGATTGGATTGGGATGACGCCTGTTTATCATTCCACAAGACGAAGCGAAGTGTTCACACAGCGAGTACAACACAGGTGCGCCAACCAATCTACAACAGTTCGGTTGGTCGCTATGAGCGGTATGGAGATTTGCTGAAACCGCTCCTGGACACATTGGCGCCGGTGTTGGAGGCTTAA
- a CDS encoding sulfotransferase, which translates to MIAQQSIINNALKQAVQLHQQGQWDQAEAIYRQLITQFPKNPDPYNLLGTLYHQRGKHRIAIELIQKALEIGPKKAMFYNNLGSALREIGEAKQAEKAFRKAIKIEPKYASAMNNLGGILLAMGNIPSSISVLKKALKTDPTFYPARHNLGNAFYEKGENETAIQFYREVLKQQPGYTKSARNMAEAKKFVEEDEDFLLLKTLAETESFTGEDKANVLFAYAKALEDLKQNKKSFSVYLQANQAHRATYSYDIEETAAEFEEIRNTISPDFFKAHKNSGVQDNRPIFVLGMPRSGTSLVEQILASHRAVYGAGELYNLEKTYFYLIRQKGERSFSEAFANASEEFLKELGSDYIQQLNKLGSKASFIIDKMPRNFIYTGLIKLILPNAKIIHCKRTPEDTCLSIYKKFFVGDQKFAYDLEELGRFYNLYLNHMEYWKSLLGDDLYEVTYEEMIADQESETRKLLDYCELDWDDNCLQFYKTKRAVRTASTDQVRQPIYKSSVEAWRTYEEELQPLTAILNQSR; encoded by the coding sequence GTGATTGCTCAACAATCCATAATTAATAATGCTCTAAAGCAGGCTGTGCAATTGCACCAGCAGGGTCAATGGGACCAAGCTGAGGCTATTTACCGCCAACTGATTACCCAGTTTCCCAAAAACCCTGATCCCTATAACCTCCTCGGAACGCTTTATCATCAACGTGGGAAACACCGGATTGCGATTGAGCTCATTCAGAAGGCGTTGGAAATAGGGCCGAAAAAGGCCATGTTTTACAATAACCTTGGAAGTGCTTTGCGTGAAATTGGAGAGGCAAAACAGGCCGAAAAGGCATTTCGCAAGGCCATCAAAATAGAACCCAAATATGCGTCGGCCATGAATAACTTAGGCGGAATCTTGCTGGCGATGGGAAATATCCCCTCTTCAATATCGGTTCTCAAAAAAGCACTTAAAACAGATCCAACTTTCTACCCTGCCCGGCATAACCTTGGAAACGCGTTCTACGAAAAAGGTGAGAATGAAACAGCGATCCAGTTTTATCGGGAAGTTCTCAAGCAGCAGCCTGGCTACACCAAGTCCGCCAGAAACATGGCAGAAGCAAAAAAATTTGTAGAGGAAGATGAAGACTTTTTACTTCTAAAGACATTGGCAGAAACAGAAAGCTTCACCGGTGAAGACAAGGCAAACGTGTTATTTGCTTACGCAAAAGCCTTGGAGGACCTTAAACAAAACAAAAAGTCCTTCAGCGTCTATCTGCAAGCAAATCAGGCGCATAGAGCAACCTATTCCTATGACATCGAGGAAACCGCAGCAGAATTCGAAGAGATCCGGAATACAATTTCACCAGATTTTTTCAAGGCACACAAAAACTCAGGGGTTCAAGATAACCGCCCCATTTTTGTACTCGGGATGCCAAGGTCCGGGACGTCCCTTGTCGAACAAATTCTGGCATCACACCGTGCCGTTTACGGTGCCGGAGAGCTTTACAATCTTGAAAAGACGTACTTCTACCTCATCCGACAGAAGGGAGAGCGAAGTTTCTCAGAAGCATTTGCGAACGCATCAGAGGAATTCCTCAAGGAGCTGGGTTCAGACTATATCCAACAATTAAATAAGTTGGGGAGTAAGGCATCTTTTATAATCGACAAGATGCCCAGAAACTTCATCTACACCGGCCTTATTAAATTAATACTTCCCAACGCGAAGATTATTCATTGCAAAAGAACCCCGGAAGACACTTGTCTTTCCATATACAAGAAATTCTTCGTCGGGGACCAGAAATTTGCCTATGATTTGGAAGAGCTTGGCAGGTTTTACAATCTGTACCTCAATCATATGGAGTACTGGAAATCTCTCTTGGGGGATGACCTTTATGAGGTCACATATGAAGAGATGATTGCCGACCAAGAGAGTGAGACCCGAAAACTCCTTGATTATTGCGAGTTAGATTGGGACGACAATTGCCTACAGTTTTACAAGACAAAACGAGCTGTCAGGACAGCCAGCACTGACCAGGTTCGTCAACCGATCTATAAATCTTCTGTAGAAGCATGGCGAACTTATGAAGAAGAATTACAGCCTCTAACTGCTATTCTCAATCAATCCAGATGA
- a CDS encoding DUF1217 domain-containing protein, whose amino-acid sequence MKLFEAQPTTARDIETFKEEIVNVKSVDDLMKNRTLLKVTLSAFQLESEIDKYAMVEKMLSEDPEDKNSLVNKLVEPRWTKLSKAMYGLNLDPNFFQNEANVNLILEGYKTNEFEKFEGTNAPGIREAMYFDRVAGGVEEVSQVLADKTLMHVVRVGLGLPESFQSLEYEQQKARLAKELDMDDFKDPAKIDKMVERFLIMTEINNTDATANPMLSLFQPVSNGGVGPMPQGVNIFV is encoded by the coding sequence ATGAAACTCTTTGAGGCTCAGCCAACAACTGCGCGCGATATCGAAACCTTCAAAGAAGAAATCGTCAACGTAAAATCCGTTGACGATTTAATGAAAAATCGAACTCTCCTCAAAGTTACACTCTCCGCGTTCCAGCTCGAAAGCGAAATCGACAAATATGCGATGGTCGAAAAAATGCTTTCAGAGGATCCGGAAGATAAGAACAGCCTCGTCAACAAACTGGTTGAGCCAAGATGGACTAAGCTTTCTAAAGCAATGTATGGTCTCAACCTTGATCCAAACTTTTTCCAGAATGAAGCAAATGTAAACCTCATTCTGGAAGGTTATAAGACCAACGAGTTTGAAAAGTTTGAAGGCACCAACGCGCCTGGCATCCGGGAAGCCATGTATTTTGACCGCGTGGCTGGGGGTGTTGAAGAGGTTTCTCAGGTTCTGGCTGACAAAACACTGATGCATGTCGTCAGGGTTGGTTTGGGCCTGCCTGAAAGCTTTCAATCGCTGGAATATGAGCAGCAGAAAGCGCGTCTGGCAAAGGAACTTGATATGGATGATTTCAAGGATCCTGCAAAGATTGACAAGATGGTCGAACGTTTCCTGATCATGACGGAAATTAACAATACAGACGCCACGGCTAATCCGATGTTATCGCTATTCCAGCCTGTATCGAACGGCGGGGTTGGCCCTATGCCACAGGGCGTTAACATATTCGTATAA
- a CDS encoding flagellar biosynthesis regulator FlaF — MFFEAYKKANLSAEHPAQTEYRLFAEITGELVAANKPEASPSEKINAIFRNSQLWLTLHADLMSEDNGLNKETKAGLISLALWVNRFTSQVMRTKTDLEPLIAVNKDIMAGLRDAAKQKTQPVQETSEQAFSEIAI; from the coding sequence ATGTTCTTTGAAGCTTATAAAAAAGCCAATCTTTCTGCAGAGCATCCGGCACAGACCGAATATCGTTTGTTCGCAGAAATTACTGGAGAGCTTGTTGCGGCCAATAAGCCCGAAGCCTCACCTTCAGAAAAAATTAACGCAATTTTTAGAAATTCTCAGCTATGGTTGACATTGCACGCAGATCTGATGTCAGAAGACAACGGATTGAACAAGGAAACCAAGGCTGGACTGATTTCGTTGGCACTTTGGGTCAACCGGTTTACTTCTCAGGTTATGAGAACTAAAACTGACCTAGAACCCCTAATTGCTGTCAACAAAGATATCATGGCTGGCCTTCGCGACGCTGCAAAGCAGAAAACGCAACCTGTTCAGGAAACAAGTGAGCAAGCGTTTAGTGAAATTGCGATATAG
- a CDS encoding flagellin yields MAFSVNTNANAMAALRSLSSTQNNLTSIQAQIQSGLKIGGATDDPSTFVIAQGMRGDVGALKAVQEGLNFGTATLNMALAAATQVSDQLTDMQAKITQAQNDGLDVTILQAEADEMVNQITTIVSSAEFNGINLLDNGGTTSGMTVLTGLGGATLSIAEQNATTTGLGINGLDLSSEKTTLTLDNSLSIASGDTLTFAFGGETHVFEFYEGATALASSPDEANGTFVHGVQIDTATESFQEMIGNLASAMRTEAGLTVNIGEDGVIDVVASGQTITTTNGVSGGVTAADGVGGGGIAAVDGAKTAIGSILTTLGTAANRLESQAEFTQVLTDKIEEGLGILVDANLAEVSAKLQSEQTKEQLGIQSLSIANAASQSILGLFR; encoded by the coding sequence ATGGCTTTTTCAGTTAATACCAACGCAAACGCAATGGCTGCTCTGCGGTCACTTTCTAGCACGCAGAATAACCTGACTAGTATTCAGGCTCAGATTCAGTCTGGCTTGAAAATTGGTGGTGCCACTGACGATCCATCTACTTTCGTGATCGCACAGGGCATGCGCGGTGACGTTGGTGCTCTTAAAGCTGTTCAGGAAGGTCTGAACTTTGGTACAGCTACATTGAACATGGCGCTTGCCGCAGCTACTCAGGTTTCTGATCAGTTGACTGACATGCAGGCTAAAATCACTCAGGCTCAAAACGACGGTCTGGATGTTACTATCCTGCAAGCAGAAGCAGATGAAATGGTAAACCAGATTACAACGATCGTGAGCTCAGCCGAATTTAACGGCATTAACCTCCTCGATAACGGTGGTACAACTTCTGGCATGACAGTTCTGACTGGTCTTGGCGGCGCAACTCTGTCTATTGCTGAACAGAATGCAACAACAACCGGTCTTGGCATTAACGGTCTGGACCTGTCTTCCGAGAAAACCACTTTGACATTGGATAACTCCTTGTCAATTGCTTCTGGTGACACTCTGACATTTGCTTTCGGTGGTGAAACTCACGTCTTTGAATTCTATGAAGGTGCAACTGCACTGGCTTCATCTCCAGACGAAGCTAACGGCACGTTCGTTCATGGTGTTCAAATCGACACAGCAACAGAATCTTTCCAGGAAATGATTGGTAACCTTGCCTCAGCAATGCGCACAGAGGCTGGTCTTACTGTCAACATTGGTGAAGATGGTGTTATTGATGTCGTCGCTTCAGGTCAGACCATTACAACAACTAACGGTGTTTCCGGCGGTGTAACCGCTGCAGACGGTGTTGGCGGTGGTGGTATCGCTGCGGTGGATGGAGCAAAAACTGCCATTGGTTCTATCTTGACAACACTTGGTACGGCTGCAAACCGTCTTGAAAGTCAGGCTGAATTTACTCAGGTTCTGACAGACAAGATTGAAGAAGGTCTGGGTATCCTTGTTGATGCCAACCTGGCTGAAGTTTCTGCGAAACTGCAGTCTGAACAGACTAAAGAGCAGCTGGGTATCCAGTCTCTGTCAATTGCGAACGCGGCTTCTCAGTCTATCCTGGGACTGTTCCGTTAA
- a CDS encoding flagellar biosynthesis repressor FlbT: MSLKFRIPAGEKIIVNGAVITNTGTKAMHFSLENDASIMRERDIMLPDQVKTPLHNVYMQVQMMYIEPENHATHYKAFQEAAQFAFLSTDDIPQREMIFEVVGMVGEKNFYGALKVLQKHLED; the protein is encoded by the coding sequence ATGTCTTTGAAATTCCGTATACCCGCAGGAGAAAAAATTATTGTGAACGGTGCCGTGATTACCAACACGGGTACCAAGGCAATGCATTTCTCTCTGGAAAATGATGCCTCTATTATGCGTGAGCGGGATATCATGCTTCCAGATCAGGTCAAGACCCCACTGCATAACGTCTATATGCAGGTTCAGATGATGTATATTGAGCCGGAAAATCACGCGACACATTATAAAGCGTTCCAAGAGGCGGCGCAGTTTGCATTCCTCTCTACAGACGACATCCCCCAGCGGGAAATGATTTTTGAAGTTGTCGGCATGGTGGGTGAGAAAAATTTCTACGGCGCGTTAAAAGTTCTGCAAAAACATCTTGAGGACTAA